From a region of the Pseudanabaena sp. ABRG5-3 genome:
- a CDS encoding photosystem II reaction center protein L has translation MAPKNPNSQPVELNRTSLFLGLLLIFVTVLLFSSYFFN, from the coding sequence ATGGCTCCTAAAAATCCAAATAGCCAACCTGTAGAGTTGAATCGTACTTCTCTCTTCTTGGGACTATTGCTCATTTTCGTAACTGTTTTGCTATTTTCCAGCTACTTCTTCAACTAA
- a CDS encoding photosystem II reaction center protein J, giving the protein MFKDGRIPLWLVATVAGTGVLVVVGLFFYGSYVGLGSAT; this is encoded by the coding sequence ATGTTTAAAGATGGACGTATTCCACTTTGGTTAGTAGCCACCGTTGCTGGTACTGGTGTACTAGTTGTTGTTGGTCTATTCTTTTATGGTTCCTACGTTGGTCTAGGTTCTGCAACCTAA
- the sds gene encoding solanesyl diphosphate synthase, which yields MSLPTTSVTELFAPVKDDLRTLTDNLKQLVGARHPILYAAAEHLFEAKGKSMRPALVLLASRATMSDRDITSRHRRLAEITEMIHTASLVHDDVIDSAELRRGMPTVNNSFGNRIAVLAGDFLFAQASWYLANLDHLEVVKLLSKVITDFAEGEIRQSLTAFDSSLTLEDYLEKSFYKTASLMAGSAKAAGVLSGVSQVQAEQLFNFGKHFGIAFQVVDDILDFTSSTETLGKPAGSDLKQGNLTAPVLFALEEHPQLRGLIEREFSEVGDLDKALELVYSSEGISRSRELAKSHVKSALTAIEWLPSSAPKQSLIGLTNYVLDRLY from the coding sequence ATGAGCCTTCCAACTACTTCTGTCACCGAACTTTTTGCACCAGTCAAGGATGACTTGCGTACTCTCACGGATAACCTGAAGCAGTTGGTAGGCGCAAGACATCCTATTCTCTATGCTGCGGCGGAACACCTCTTTGAAGCTAAGGGCAAGAGTATGCGCCCTGCCCTTGTACTGTTAGCTTCACGGGCAACGATGAGTGATCGCGATATTACCTCACGCCATCGCCGCCTCGCCGAAATCACGGAAATGATCCATACAGCGAGTTTGGTGCATGACGATGTGATCGACTCCGCCGAACTCAGACGCGGTATGCCAACGGTAAATAATAGCTTCGGAAATCGCATTGCCGTACTCGCAGGGGATTTTCTCTTTGCCCAAGCATCTTGGTACTTAGCAAATTTAGATCACCTCGAAGTCGTTAAGCTCTTGTCTAAGGTGATCACTGATTTTGCCGAAGGTGAAATTCGTCAGAGCCTCACAGCTTTTGATAGCAGCTTGACCCTTGAGGATTATTTAGAAAAGAGCTTTTATAAGACTGCGTCACTGATGGCAGGTAGTGCGAAGGCGGCAGGTGTCTTAAGTGGTGTTAGTCAAGTACAGGCTGAGCAATTATTTAACTTTGGTAAGCATTTTGGCATTGCCTTCCAAGTAGTCGATGACATTCTCGATTTCACTAGTTCCACTGAGACTTTGGGCAAACCCGCAGGCTCCGACCTCAAGCAGGGGAATTTGACCGCACCAGTCCTATTTGCCCTAGAGGAGCATCCGCAATTGCGTGGCTTGATCGAGCGCGAGTTTAGTGAAGTGGGCGATCTTGATAAAGCTTTAGAGCTTGTCTATAGCAGTGAAGGTATTTCGCGATCGCGTGAATTAGCTAAGAGTCATGTGAAGTCCGCCTTAACTGCGATCGAATGGCTCCCATCCTCTGCTCCCAAACAGTCCCTCATTGGCTTAACTAACTACGTTTTAGATCGGTTGTATTAA
- a CDS encoding response regulator transcription factor produces MPRLLLIDDDPIISEMVTLNLENAGYQVTQASDGIKGQALAIQLMPDMIILDLMLPRVDGFTVCQRLRRDERTREIPVMMLTAMGQTQDKVEGFNAGADDYLTKPFELEEMLARVRALLRRTNRIIDTAKHGEILIFGSLTLVPERFEAIWFNKTVKLTHLEFELLHCLLQRHGQTVSPSEILKEVWGYEPDDDIETIRVHIRHLRTKLEPDPRHPKYIKTVYGAGYCLELPHDNDNETDNNPSEPAAIAE; encoded by the coding sequence ATGCCTAGGCTGCTCTTGATCGATGATGATCCCATAATCTCTGAAATGGTCACGCTCAACCTCGAAAATGCTGGATATCAAGTCACTCAAGCTAGTGATGGCATTAAAGGGCAAGCACTTGCCATTCAGTTGATGCCAGACATGATCATCCTTGACTTGATGTTGCCAAGGGTTGATGGTTTTACAGTTTGCCAAAGATTGCGGCGTGACGAACGTACTAGAGAAATTCCTGTGATGATGCTCACAGCAATGGGGCAAACCCAAGATAAGGTAGAGGGTTTTAATGCGGGGGCTGACGACTATCTCACCAAACCCTTTGAACTTGAGGAAATGTTGGCAAGAGTACGTGCTCTATTGCGACGTACTAATCGAATTATTGACACGGCAAAACATGGTGAGATCCTAATCTTTGGTTCTTTAACCCTTGTACCTGAGCGGTTTGAAGCGATTTGGTTTAACAAAACTGTTAAGCTGACGCACTTGGAGTTTGAGCTATTGCATTGTTTGTTACAGCGTCATGGACAGACAGTCTCGCCTAGTGAGATCCTCAAAGAGGTGTGGGGCTATGAGCCTGATGATGACATTGAGACGATCCGTGTGCATATTCGCCATTTGCGTACCAAACTCGAACCCGATCCTCGTCATCCTAAATATATTAAAACTGTCTATGGTGCAGGGTATTGCTTAGAGCTGCCCCACGACAATGACAACGAAACCGATAACAATCCATCTGAACCCGCAGCGATCGCTGAATAA
- the glgA gene encoding glycogen synthase GlgA, giving the protein MKILFAAAEVAPLAKVGGMADVVGALPPILKKMGHDVRIIMPYYGVIPDKLKENPEWIWKGYAMFQEFDIFQTVLPGTDVPLYLVGHGSFIPARIYGGEDEDWRFTMFANAVAEFSWNYWKPNLIHCHDWHTGMIPVWMHQISDIGTVFTIHNLAYQGPWRWFLDRITWTPWYMDAHNTMAAGIKYADRVNTVSPTYAQQICTPTYGEGLEGILSFLKPWGILNGVDTELENPATDPALAQNYSVDTLDDRLANKIALQKELGLVVNPSTFLIGMVGRLVEQKGIDLLLQILERFMAYTDAQFVVLGTGDRYYESQLWQIAARYPGRMSAQILFNSALSHRVYAGSDAFLMPSRFEPCGISQLVALRYGSVPIVRRTGGLVDTVSFHDPIGQTGTGFSFDRYEPLDMYTCMVRAWESYRYTDAWRLLQQRGMSCNFSWETSAEKYVQLYRSIPGLENV; this is encoded by the coding sequence ATGAAAATTTTATTTGCGGCGGCTGAAGTTGCTCCTCTCGCCAAAGTTGGCGGCATGGCAGATGTGGTGGGCGCACTCCCCCCAATTCTCAAAAAGATGGGACATGATGTGCGGATTATCATGCCCTACTACGGCGTGATTCCAGACAAGCTCAAGGAAAATCCTGAATGGATCTGGAAAGGCTATGCCATGTTTCAGGAATTTGATATTTTTCAGACAGTTTTACCAGGGACTGATGTTCCCCTTTACTTAGTGGGGCATGGCTCCTTTATTCCCGCCCGCATTTATGGTGGTGAAGATGAAGATTGGCGGTTCACCATGTTTGCCAATGCCGTCGCTGAGTTTTCATGGAACTATTGGAAACCCAACCTCATTCACTGCCATGATTGGCACACAGGCATGATTCCTGTATGGATGCACCAAATCTCGGATATCGGTACGGTCTTCACAATTCATAACTTGGCTTATCAAGGTCCTTGGCGTTGGTTCTTAGATCGGATTACATGGACTCCTTGGTATATGGATGCCCATAACACCATGGCTGCTGGCATTAAATATGCCGATCGCGTGAATACTGTTTCCCCAACCTATGCCCAGCAAATTTGTACACCAACTTATGGGGAAGGACTCGAAGGAATACTCTCATTCCTCAAACCTTGGGGCATTTTAAATGGCGTTGATACTGAGCTAGAAAATCCTGCTACCGATCCCGCCTTAGCTCAAAACTATTCCGTAGATACCCTTGATGATCGCCTTGCTAACAAAATTGCTTTGCAAAAGGAATTAGGACTAGTCGTTAATCCTAGTACTTTTTTAATCGGGATGGTCGGGCGTTTGGTGGAGCAGAAAGGTATTGATTTACTGTTGCAAATTCTTGAGCGGTTTATGGCTTACACCGACGCGCAGTTTGTCGTCTTAGGTACAGGCGATCGCTATTACGAATCGCAACTCTGGCAAATTGCTGCTCGCTACCCCGGTCGTATGTCCGCGCAAATTTTATTTAACTCGGCGCTATCCCATCGCGTTTATGCAGGTTCTGATGCTTTCTTGATGCCGAGCCGTTTTGAACCCTGTGGCATTAGTCAACTAGTAGCACTGCGTTATGGTTCTGTGCCAATTGTCCGCCGTACAGGTGGTTTAGTCGATACCGTATCTTTCCATGATCCTATTGGCCAAACAGGTACTGGTTTTAGCTTCGATCGCTATGAGCCACTCGATATGTATACCTGCATGGTACGTGCGTGGGAAAGCTATCGCTATACTGATGCTTGGCGCTTATTACAACAGCGTGGCATGAGCTGTAACTTTAGTTGGGAAACCTCAGCCGAAAAGTATGTCCAGCTTTATCGCTCAATCCCTGGTTTAGAAAACGTTTAA